Proteins from one Suncus etruscus isolate mSunEtr1 chromosome 3, mSunEtr1.pri.cur, whole genome shotgun sequence genomic window:
- the LOC126003873 gene encoding desmocollin-2-like has translation MAPARTPSSRGTSTLWPQLLLLTVAILAFACDACQQVTLYVPSKLDAGKLVGRVNLKECFRSANRIQSSDPDFQVFEDGSVYTRHAVFSSSEKRNFTIILSNTHNQEQKQILVLLENQAMVLKQSHPKEKVLSRAKRRWAPIPCSMVENSLGPFPLFLQQVQSDTAQNYTIYYSLKGIGVDREPKNLFYIHRDTGNLYCTRSVDREQYPSFELTAFATTPDGYTPELPLTLVIKIEDENDNSPIFTEKMFNFTVQENCRIGTTVGQVCATDKDEPDTLHTLLKYTIIEQIPKAPTLFSMHPATGVITTTSSQLDREVIDKYYLKIKVQDMNGQYFGLHTTSNCVIHIEDVNDNLPTFTKTSYVASVEENRYNVEILRVSVEDKDLIHTANWRANYTILKGNENGNFKIVTDPNTNEGVLCVVKALNYEERQQVSLQIGVVNEAPYTKETGFRSTMSTATVTINIQNQDEGPECSPLVQNIRIKENSPVGTKINGYKAYDPETKSGSGIRYKKVIDPKGWVTVEENSGSITVFRNLDREAENIRNGIYNITILASDKDGRSCTGTLGIILEDVNDNGPLIPKETVVICKPVMSSAEIVAVDPDDITNGPPFKFSFEDISDSETPRMWSLARLNDTAARISLERRDASFGTYPVSIRVTDTHGLSQISAVNVKLCDCVVENECTLRSDARTGNVETRLGKWAILAILLGIALLFCILFTIVCSATQSTEKAAVFPDDLAQQNLIVSNTEAPGDDKLFSANGFVCTTHTLGSSAQGMGGTLGSGVKNGGQETIEMVKGRHPTLESCQGLGHHHTLDSCRVGGQQNLDSCRGGHVERDNCRYNYSEWHNFTEHRLGEKVQLCNQDANQQPAQDYVLKYNYEGGGSVAGSVDCCNERQEEEGLEFLDHLEPKFSTLAQVCIKR, from the exons aTCCTAGCATTTGCCTGTGATGCTTGTCAGCAGGTAACTCTGTATGTTCCATCTAAACTAGATGCTGGAAAACTTGTTGGTAGAG TTAACCTGAAGGAGTGCTTTAGATCTGCAAATCGAATTCAATCAAGTGATCCAGATTTCCAAGTCTTTGAAGATGGTTCAGTCTATACAAGACATGCTGTTTTTTCATCCTCAGAGAAGAGAAATTTTACCATAATACTTTCCAACACCCATAACCAGGAACAGAAGCAAATACTGGTCCTTTTAGAGAACCAAGCAATG GTACTGAAACAAAGTCACCCTAAAGAAAAAGTTCTAAGTCGTGCCAAGAGAAGATGGGCACCTATTCCTTGTTCAATGGTAGAGAATTCCTTGGGTCCTTTCCCACTTTTCCTTCAACAG GTTCAATCTGACACAGCACAAAACTACACTATATACTATTCTTTAAAGGGAATTGGAGTTGACAGAGAacctaaaaatttgttttatatacataGAGACACTGGAAACCTGTATTGTACTCGTTCTGTAGATCGGGAACAGTACCCGTCTTTTGAG CTAACTGCCTTTGCAACAACCCCAGATGGATATACTCCAGAGCTTCCTCTCACCCTAGTAATCAAAATTGAAGATGAAAATGATAACTCCCCAATATTTacagaaaaaatgtttaattttactgTTCAGGAAAATTGCAGAATCG GTACTACTGTGGGACAAGTCTGTGCAACTGACAAAGATGAACCTGATACATTGCACACACTACTGAAGTACACTATTATCGAGCAGATCCCGAAAGCTCCAACCCTGTTCTCCATGCATCCAGCTACAGGAGTGATCACCACTACATCATCTCAGTTAGACAGAGAG GTAATCGATAAATACTATTTAAAGATAAAGGTACAAGACATGAATGGCCAGTATTTTGGTTTGCATACTACTTCTAATTGTGTCATTCATATTGAAGATGTGAATGATAACTTGCCAACATTTACCAAAACTTCT TATGTGGCATCAGtggaagaaaatagatataatgtAGAAATCTTACGAGTTTCCGTAGAAGATAAGGATTTAATTCATACTGCTAATTGGAGAGCAAATTACACCATTTTAAAGGGCAATGAAAATGGAAACTTTAAAATTGTAACGGATCCCAATACCAATGAGGGAGTTTTATGTGTGGTTAAG GCATTAAATTATGAGGAGCGCCAGCAGGTGAGCCTACAAATTGGTGTTGTTAATGAAGCTCCATATACAAAAGAGACAGGATTCCGTTCAACCATGAGTACAGCAACAGTTACCATTAACATCCAAAACCAGGATGAGGGTCCTGAGTGTAGTCCTCTTGTGCAAAACATACGAATTAAGGAAAATAGTCCAGTGGGAACAAAGATAAATGGATATAAggcatatgacccagaaacaaaaagtgGCAGTGGCATAag gTATAAGAAAGTAATTGATCCCAAAGGGTGGGTAACTGTGGAAGAAAATTCAGGATCAATCACGGTTTTCAGGAATCTGGATAGGGAGGCTGAGAACATAAGAAATGGTATTTATAATATTACTATCCTGGCATCAGATAAAG ATGGACGGTCTTGTACTGGGACTTTGGGAATTATACTTGAAGATGTGAATGATAATGGCCCACTCATACCTAAAGAGACAGTGGTCATCTGTAAACCTGTCATGTCAAGTGCTGAAATTGTTGCTGTCGATCCAGATGATATTACAAATGGTCCACCctttaaatttagttttgaaGATATTTCTGATTCTGAAACACCAAGAATGTGGAGCCTGGCAAGGTTGAATG atacAGCAGCACGTATTTCCTTAGAAAGAAGAGATGCCTCGTTTGGAACATATCCAGTATCTATCCGAGTTACAGATACCCATGGCCTGTCACAGATCAGTGCAGTAAATGTGAAGTTATGTGACTGTGTGGTGGAAAATGAATGCACGCTTCGCTCAGATGCAAGGACCGGAAATGTAGAAACAAGACTTGGAAAGTGGGCCATCCTTGCCATACTGTTGGGAATAGCATTGCTATTTT GTATCTTATTTACAATAGTCTGTAGTGCCACTCAGAGCACTGAAAAAGCAGCAGTATTTCCAGATGATTTAGCCCAGCAAAATCTCATTGTGTCAAATACTGAAGCTCCTGGTGATGACAAACTG ttttcaGCAAATGGCTTTGTTTGTACAACTCATACTTTGGGCAGTTCAGCTCAAGGAATGGGTGGCACCTTAGGATCAGGTGTGAAAAATGGAGGACAGGAGACAATTGAAATGGTGAAAGGAAGACATCCGACCCTGGAATCTTGCCAGGGTCTTGGACATCATCATACCCTAGATTCCTGTAGGGTTGGGGGGCAGCAGAACCTGGATTCCTGCAGGGGAGGACACGTGGAGAGAGACAACTGCAGATACAATTATTCCGAGTGGCACAATTTCACTGAGCACCGTCTTGGTGAG AAGGTGCAGCTCTGCAATCAAGATGCCAACCAACAACCTGCTCAAGACTATGTGCTCAAGTACAACTACGAAGGAGGTGGATCGGTTGCTGGTTCTGTAGATTGTTGCAATGAACGACAAGAAGAAGAAGGACTTGAATTTTTGGATCATTTGGAGCCCAAATTTAGTACACTAGCACAAGTATGCATAAAAAGATGA